One Penicillium oxalicum strain HP7-1 chromosome III, whole genome shotgun sequence genomic region harbors:
- a CDS encoding tRNA-dihydrouridine(47) synthase [NAD(P)(+)], with the protein MDSPAVIDPAHAEVTQAPLEAENSKRDAANGSPAAEEPPSKKPRVEGSQGSDEPENDRNDLRKRGIAPIKAEYLLKSDNKPEPTVNPDDAAEAASHQERDEEKKKGKKKPKGQNTNRSFGSSKDAKGLCASRMLSPEFSPQECQFGDKCRFEHDLRLYLKEHKREDLTTFNGICPVYEARGTCYAGWRCRLVGSHSKERETEDGRKELILLEDEERKAKAKPLVPYATPEGLVNIISYEDKVALSRKREHTPRANEYNQWLNNVSQELEKQLHGRMPHGAKGPASEEVSATNGDEATETKDAIEDNRAQFTEPPFLPSEKRRIYFGPETPALAPLTTQGNLPFRRLCGDLGAQFTYSEMALSMPLIQGNKSEWTLIKGHESEMLPPTITPGPNVVQGYDNSKDFKFGAQITANKPFQALKATEVLSRYTPHLRVIDLNCGCPIELVYRDGAGSALLDHPSKLEKILRGMNAVSQEIPITCKIRMGTRDNQPNALKLVERLVLGGYESSILDLGPPGVAAITLHGRSRQQRYTKQADWSYIADTAALIKRLNEKTDDLTDTIREADPRYMPNGGKTYFLGNGDCYSHVDYDDHIHNAGVDSVMVARGALIKPWIFEEIQTGQYLDKSASERLAYIEKFAKYGLEAWGSDEFGVGTTRRFLLEWLSFAYRYVPLGLLEYLPPHINDRPPAWRGRNDLETLMGSGNYKDWIKITEMFLGPAHKDFKFEPKHKSNAYEAEG; encoded by the exons ATGGACAGTCCAGCAGTGATTGATCCCGCGCATGCGGAGGTCACCCAAGCTCCACTGGAGGCGGAGAATTCTAAGCGCGACGCCGCCAACGGTAGCCCTGCCGCAGAAGAGCCTCCCTCTAAGAAGCCTCGTGTGGAGGGGTCGCAAGGATCTGACGAGCCTGAAAATGACCGCAATGATCTTCGCAAGAGAGGCATTGCGCCGATCAAAGCTGA GTATCTCCTCAAGTCGGACAACAAACCAGAGCCTACCGTGAACCCAGACGATGCTGCTGAAGCTGCTTCCCATCAAGAGCgtgatgaggagaagaagaagggaaagaagaagccCAAGGGCCAAAACACCAATCGAAGCTTTGGTAGCTCCAAGGATGCCAAGGGCCTCTGTGCTTCCAGAATGTTGAGCCCGGAGTTCTCACCACAAGAGTGTCAATTTGGAGACAAATGCCGTTTTGAACATGATTTGCGGCTGTACCTGAAAGAGCACAAACGTGAGGATCTGACAACCTTTAATGGCATTTGTCCCGTGTATGAGGCGCGTGGAACTTGTTACGCTGGTTGGCGATGCCGTTTGGTTGGATCACACtcaaaggaaagagaaacggAAGATGGTCGGAAGGAGCTGATCCtgctggaagatgaagagcgcAAGGCAAAGGCGAAGCCACTTGTGCCGTATGCGACACCTGAGGGCCTCGTGAACATCATCTCCTATGAAGATAAAGTCGCATTATCGAGAAAGCGAGAGCACACTCCCCGTGCCAATGAATACAATCAATGGTTGAACAACGTGTCGCAGGAGCTGGAGAAACAGTTGCACGGACGGATGCCCCATGGCGCAAAGGGCCCGGCGAGCGAAGAGGTTTCTGCGACGAATGGCGACGAGGCCACCGAAACCAAAGATGCAATCGAAGACAACCGCGCGCAATTTACAGAGCCTCCCTTCTTGCCTTCTGAGAAGAGGCGTATTTACTTTGGGCCCGAGACCCCAGCTTTGGCTCCCCTAACGACTCAGGGTAACCTCCCCTTCCGCCGACTGTGCGGAGACCTGGGCGCCCAATTCACTTACTCTGAGATGGCACTGAGCATGCCCTTGATTCAGGGAAACAAGTCAGAGTGGACACTCATCAAGGGTCATGAGTCTGAGATGCTCCCGCCTACCATCACACCTGGTCCAAACGTGGTGCAAGGTTACGATAATTCCAAAGATTTCAAGTTCGGAGCCCAAATCACTGCAAACAAGCCCTTCCAGGCCTTGAAGGCTACAGAAGTGCTTTCCAGATATACACCACACTTGCGTGTAATCGACTTGAACTGTGGGTGTCCCATTGAGCTTGTCTATCGCGACGGAGCGGGCTCGGCACTCTTGGATCATCCTTCCAAACTCGAGAAGATCCTTCGAGGGATGAATGCGGTCTCTCAGGAAATTCCCATCACGTGTAAGATTCGGATGGGCACTCGAGACAACCAGCCTAACGCCCTGAAGCTTGTTGAGCGGTTGGTTCTGGGAGGCTACGAATCAAGCATTCTCGACCTGGGGCCCCCTGGTGTCGCTGCAATCACTCTTCATGGGCGCAGCCGACAGCAACGTTATACCAAGCAAGCTGATTGGAGCTACATCGCGGATACCGCTGCCCTCATCAAGCGTCTCAACGAAAAGACTGATGACCTCACTGATACCATCCGTGAAGCCGATCCCCGCTACATGCCAAACGGAGGCAAGACCTACTTCCTCGGCAATGGCGACTGCTACTCCCATGTCGACTACGACGACCACATTCACAATGCGGGTGTCGACTCCGTCATGGTGGCTCGTGGTGCTCTGATCAAACCCTGGATCTTTGAAGAGATCCAAACCGGTCAGTATCTGGACAAGTCCGCCTCGGAGCGACTTGCCTACATTGAGAAATTCGCAAAGTACGGTCTCGAGGCCTGGGGCTCCGATGAGTTTGGTGTCGGCACCACCCGAAGATTCCTTCTGGAGTGGCTAAGCTTCGCTTATCGCTATGTACCTCTTGGCCTGCTGGAGTACCTGCCGCCACATATTAACGACCGGCCTCCTGCCTGGCGTGGCCGCAACGACTTGGAGACTCTCATGGGCAGTGGAAACTACAAGGATTGGATCAAGATCAC TGAGATGTTCCTTGGGCCGGCTCACAAGGACTTCAAATTTGAGCCCAAGCACAAGTCAAATGCTTATGAGGCTGAGGGCTAA